From Candidatus Neomarinimicrobiota bacterium, one genomic window encodes:
- a CDS encoding MBL fold metallo-hydrolase, translating to MENKSQKSIKVTLLGTGAPPPVMNRFGPSTLVEAGGEKFIFDAGRGAMQRLFHLKIPFADVTGLFLTHHHSDHVVGIPDLWLTGWIGRPWGQRKVPLRVWGPVGTKEMMSHLAQAYQVDIRVRSENYPPQGVSVHAEDITEGVVYEKGGLKVTAFEVDHGSEILPAFGYRIDYAGRSAVLSGDTTFNENLIRFSQGADLLVHEVAATTEDLLRTTEQFKRITKNHTTPEQAGEVFTRVRPKLAVYTHILLFGPFKDKDLIPATRKRYSGPLEVGEDLMRIDVGEKVRTSRFPAD from the coding sequence ATGGAAAACAAGTCACAGAAGAGTATCAAGGTCACTTTGCTAGGCACAGGCGCTCCACCTCCGGTCATGAACCGGTTTGGACCGAGCACGTTAGTGGAAGCCGGGGGTGAAAAATTCATTTTCGATGCCGGGCGGGGTGCAATGCAGCGCCTGTTCCATCTCAAAATTCCGTTTGCGGACGTTACCGGGCTGTTTCTCACGCACCATCATTCAGACCACGTGGTGGGAATTCCGGACCTGTGGTTGACGGGTTGGATCGGCCGTCCCTGGGGGCAGCGAAAGGTTCCGCTACGCGTCTGGGGACCCGTGGGGACCAAGGAGATGATGTCGCATCTGGCGCAGGCATATCAGGTGGATATTCGAGTCCGGAGCGAAAATTATCCGCCGCAGGGAGTCTCCGTCCACGCTGAAGACATCACGGAAGGTGTAGTTTATGAGAAAGGCGGCTTGAAGGTCACAGCCTTTGAGGTGGATCATGGCTCGGAGATCCTACCGGCGTTCGGCTACCGCATCGACTACGCGGGGCGCTCTGCGGTTCTATCTGGTGACACGACCTTCAACGAAAATTTAATACGCTTTTCCCAGGGAGCGGATTTGTTGGTTCACGAAGTGGCGGCTACGACAGAAGATCTGCTTCGCACTACAGAGCAATTCAAGAGAATCACGAAAAACCACACGACCCCCGAACAGGCCGGGGAGGTCTTTACACGAGTCAGGCCCAAACTTGCCGTCTACACGCACATCCTATTGTTCGGTCCCTTCAAGGACAAAGATTTAATCCCAGCCACACGCAAAAGATATTCAGGCCCTCTGGAAGTAGGGGAGGATTTGATGAGGATCGACGTGGGTGAGAAGGTACGGACTAGCCGCTTCCCCGCGGATTAA